The Arcobacter porcinus sequence AAATCTTGTTAATAGTTTATTAAAAACAAAAGCTCCTAAAACTGTTGATAATTTATTAGCTGATTTATCTGCAATTTTTAAATATGCAATGAAAAATAAGCTAATTACAAATAATCCAGTTTTATTAGTAGATAAACCAAAATATGACAATGGAAGAGAATTTCCTTTAAATATAGAAGAATCAAAAAGATTATTTAGAACTATTATAAATTTCAAAGAACCTCTATATAAAGATATATTTACTTTTTTACTTCATGGAAGAAGAAAAGATGAAGTTCTAAGTCTAACTTGGGATATGATTGATTTAGAAAAAAGAGTTTATTACATTGGATTTGAAATTAACAAAGCTAAGAAAAATATGAGCTATGAAATTACAGATGAATTATATGAAATATTAGTAAATATTGAAGATAAAAATGGCTATGTTTTTAAATCTCTTGTTACAGGAGATAAAGTTAAAAACCTAAGATGGGCTTGGAAAAGAATACTTGAAGCTTCTGAAATCACCAAACATGTAAGAATACATGATTTAAGACACTTAATTGGTGAGATATCATTAAATGAAACAGATAATAGCATGGAAGTAGTTGCTGCTATTCTAGGGCATAGTTCTACTCGCCCTACTCGTAGATATGCAAAAGTTCAACAAAAGGTTGCAGCTCAAGGATTAAAAAAAGTTTTTGATACCTTGAAGTAAAAATTGATATATTGCAATATTAACAATTTTATATTATAATGTAATATTGAATATTACAAATGTGAAGGAGTCTAATATGAGTATTAATGAATATACACCAATGCTGTTATCTACTGTTAATAACTCTATTGGTGATAAAAACTCACATTTTACAGTTGATAAACTTCTAAGTTTATTCAATAAAGAGTGTAATAAATTTACAGAACTAGAAAAATATGCTGTTGATACTATTCAAACAGAAGCAACTAGTTATGAACTTGATAGTTTTAAAAACTATTATCATATAAAGTCTAAAAATATAGACTATTTATTGTCGTGCCAACCTTACTAAAACCTACTAATTTAGATTTTATAGAAGAACATTATAAAGAGCAAATTATTGCACTAGACTTATTTTTTAAAGAGTCTGGAGCAAAACATATACCATCTTCACAAATAAGATTTGGAGGTGGTACTGCTTTAGCAATTTACTATTTTCAACATAGACTAAGTTTTGATATTGATTTATTTGTTTCAGATATTCAATATTTAGATTACATTAGACCAAAAATATGGATTGAAGAATCCAACTCTTTTCAGAATATTGAATATATAGATCAACATAATCATATTGGTTTGAATACTAAGAATGGAATAAAAGTTGATATTCTTGTAGATTCTAACTCAAGTAATTTTAGAATTGATACTTCAAAAAAATTAGTTGATTTTGATTTGTATATTGAAGATATTACAGATATTATTGCAAAAAAGATTACTTTTAGGAAAAAAGACAATAAAACAAGAGATATTATTGATATTGCTATATGTTTAGATTCTAATCCAAATTTATTTAATGAATTAATAGAACTAGAAAAAGTAACTAAAGATGATTTAAAAATATTAAAAGAGTCTTTGCTTCAGCTAAATAAAAATCGTTATTTATCACAATTAAATATAGTAAAACCTTTTGAAAAATATCTTGAACTTTCTAAAGAAGCTCCTGAATATTTAATTTCAAAAATTGATTACTAATAAATTAAAGAAATAAGGTTAAATATGTTTAATCTATTTAAAATTGACTTCAGTAATATATCAATAAACTTATTTAATAAAAAAGTTTTAGGTTACAAACTAATTTACAAAGATTTTGCAATTTATAAAAATAACGAAATTATTGATAAGAAATTAAATTTAAGAAATCACTCTCCTTGTGGTTTATCTTGGGGATATTCTGGTTCAGGTCCTTTACAAGCTGCTCTTGCAATATTATATGATTTTACAAAGGATGAAGTTTTTTCTTTGAATAATTATAATGATTTTTCAAATGATATAATTAGTTCTTTACCTCAAAAAAACTGTATTCTTAAATTTTCTGACATTCAACATTGGATTGATATTAGAAAGTTGCAGCTCAAGGGTTAAAAAAAGTTTTTGATACTTTGAAGTAAATTTTTATATTTTAATATTATTTGTTTTATATTATAAGAGTAAGTTTATTTATTTTCTATATATTTTTTTGCAACTTTGATACATAATCCAGATTTTGAACTTGCATCTGATATGTTTTCACCATCATTAATAAGTCTTAATAGAACTAATTTTTTAATTCTTATACTAATATTTGTTATTGACATTAATCTTCTCCTTTATAGTTTTATTTTAGAGTACAGTTTAATATTTATAAACTATACCTATTATGTTATTTAGATTGCTCTAACATTCTTTGCTTGAGGACCTTTTTCATTTTTACTAATTTCAAAAGATACTCTTTGTCCTTCATCTAAAGATGATCTTCCATAACCTGATGAATTAATTTCACTATGATGAACAAAAAACTCATTTTTTTCATTTTCTAATTGGATAAATCCAAAACCTTTTTCGCTATTGAACCATTTTACGATTCCAATATTTTGATTTGCCATTGTGCAATCCTTATTTATTTATTTGCTCTATATAAAAGCTATGAATAAAGTGTAATGTGGAGTTATATGTTACTATTTAAGTCAGTTAGTATTAATTTTGTAGATATCAATAAAAGCAAACGAAAGATGTGATTAAACTCAAAATCATCTTTAACACCTACACTATATCTGAAAAAATAAATAATTGCAAATTATATAATATATTAATTTTTATAATAATTTAATATATATTCTTCAGATTATTTAACTCTTTGCTTTTCAATTTTTTCAATCTTATCTTTTATAGTTGGAAGTAAAAGTTTTTCAAGCTCTTCAAGTCTTCCAAATGTTCTCATTACTTTTATAAAATTAATCATTGAAATACTACCTTTTTGTTCATAGTTAGAGTATGTTGTTGGTGAACTTAGTTCGGCTTCTTTTGCAAAATCACTTTGCTTTTTATTTTGAGAAAGACGTAGTTTTTTTGCTCTAAGAGCTAATACCATTGATATTTCTTCATCTGTAAGAGTTCCAAAAACACTATTAATATTAAGATTATTTTTAAGTTTTTGCTTAACTTTTATTTGTGAATCTTGAAGTTTTTTTAAAAGTTCATTGCTCATTATAGTGCTCCTTGTAATGTTCTTTTATTAACATGTTCTAAAATTTGTTTTTGCTTTGATATTACAACTTCATACTCTTTAAGTAGTTTTGGTAATTCATTATCTCTTAAACTTTTCATTTTTTCTAAAGAATTAGCAACAAACTCTAAATCAATTGAGAATTCAGTAGCTAGAGTAGTAATATCTTCAATATTAATTTTTGATAGAGCTTTCCCATATAAAGATAATTGATGTTCAACTGTTTGCTTTTCTCCTTTTGCAAATGTTAAATCATATGCAGGTGTAGCTTTGTATTTAAAATCAACATCACACATAAAAGAGAAGTTTCTACTATGATCATCTTGATTTATAAACATATAATTAAAAAGCATCTGTAAAAATAGCTGTTTTAGACTTCCTAATGCTCCTAATTTTACAGCTGTTCTAAGTAAATCTTCATATCCTACTGTTCTTGGAATATTGTAGTCTAAGTGAAGTAATCCAGCAAATGAATGAACATGATATCTTTTTCCACTTGGCTCAATATCAAATCTTTTCGTTACAAAGTGGTGTTTGTTATCAGTTTGAATCAAATAAGAATCTTCCATATCAATACCACTTTCTTTAGCAAGAAGATGATAAATATATTCTACTTTTGAATATGTTGATTTATTCTCATCATCATTTGATGTATCATCATATTTGATAATAGCATGAATAAATCCATCTTTTAATGGAATTGTTCGATCACCTAAAAAAACCTCTTTTGTTTCTAAGTTTATTGCACCAACTGCTTTACTTCTTGCTCCTCCTACAAATGAATGAGCACTTATCAAAAAAGCATCTTGTAAAGAGTGATAATCTCCTCCTTTTTTTAACTCCTTAGCTTTAAGAAACATAGATTTTAATTCTAAAGTTTCAATAACTCCATTTAGCTTTTCCATTTTAGGTTCATATGTAATTGCTCCAAGTCCTCTATGTCCTATAAAAAGAAGTTTATCACTTACAGTTGGATAAATATTTTTATTTTGTAAAAAGAAATTATTCAATATTTCATTACCAAAATTTCCTGGTAATGAATCACTAATAAATCCAGCAACTCTTTGCTGATGTGTTAAATGAGTTGTATCTATCTCTTTTTGATTAGAATTTAGCATTAATGGACTTACTTTATAACATAAGTCATCAACTTGTTTAAGATATACTCTGTCACCATCTTGATACATATCTGCTATATGTTTATCAAATATATATATTGAGATTTTCTGCATTATTTAATCCTAATTCATATTTATTTGTAATTATATCATATATTTCTATATAACTACAAATATATATGTTTAATACTTTATATTTGCTAATAAAATTACAGATAAAATGAATATGAAGGAATTCAAATAAAAATTGTAGCTCAAATATTAAATTAAATTCTAATATTTTGAAATAAA is a genomic window containing:
- a CDS encoding nucleotidyl transferase AbiEii/AbiGii toxin family protein: MPTLLKPTNLDFIEEHYKEQIIALDLFFKESGAKHIPSSQIRFGGGTALAIYYFQHRLSFDIDLFVSDIQYLDYIRPKIWIEESNSFQNIEYIDQHNHIGLNTKNGIKVDILVDSNSSNFRIDTSKKLVDFDLYIEDITDIIAKKITFRKKDNKTRDIIDIAICLDSNPNLFNELIELEKVTKDDLKILKESLLQLNKNRYLSQLNIVKPFEKYLELSKEAPEYLISKIDY
- a CDS encoding tyrosine-type recombinase/integrase, whose translation is MAIPKTTKTIYPGIGYYHDNFKGKVFVATFTINGKKYRKIIGYENDEFKTNAKIAFLKKEELKSDILNNNYIKKDLTFKELFSIYLKHLEDSKAVASRTILAKKSNYNAHFKIPFDNFSVNSIQVFQIQNLVNSLLKTKAPKTVDNLLADLSAIFKYAMKNKLITNNPVLLVDKPKYDNGREFPLNIEESKRLFRTIINFKEPLYKDIFTFLLHGRRKDEVLSLTWDMIDLEKRVYYIGFEINKAKKNMSYEITDELYEILVNIEDKNGYVFKSLVTGDKVKNLRWAWKRILEASEITKHVRIHDLRHLIGEISLNETDNSMEVVAAILGHSSTRPTRRYAKVQQKVAAQGLKKVFDTLK
- a CDS encoding helix-turn-helix domain-containing protein is translated as MSNELLKKLQDSQIKVKQKLKNNLNINSVFGTLTDEEISMVLALRAKKLRLSQNKKQSDFAKEAELSSPTTYSNYEQKGSISMINFIKVMRTFGRLEELEKLLLPTIKDKIEKIEKQRVK
- a CDS encoding cold-shock protein translates to MANQNIGIVKWFNSEKGFGFIQLENEKNEFFVHHSEINSSGYGRSSLDEGQRVSFEISKNEKGPQAKNVRAI
- a CDS encoding type II toxin-antitoxin system HipA family toxin, with the protein product MQKISIYIFDKHIADMYQDGDRVYLKQVDDLCYKVSPLMLNSNQKEIDTTHLTHQQRVAGFISDSLPGNFGNEILNNFFLQNKNIYPTVSDKLLFIGHRGLGAITYEPKMEKLNGVIETLELKSMFLKAKELKKGGDYHSLQDAFLISAHSFVGGARSKAVGAINLETKEVFLGDRTIPLKDGFIHAIIKYDDTSNDDENKSTYSKVEYIYHLLAKESGIDMEDSYLIQTDNKHHFVTKRFDIEPSGKRYHVHSFAGLLHLDYNIPRTVGYEDLLRTAVKLGALGSLKQLFLQMLFNYMFINQDDHSRNFSFMCDVDFKYKATPAYDLTFAKGEKQTVEHQLSLYGKALSKINIEDITTLATEFSIDLEFVANSLEKMKSLRDNELPKLLKEYEVVISKQKQILEHVNKRTLQGAL
- a CDS encoding DUF6166 domain-containing protein, giving the protein MFNLFKIDFSNISINLFNKKVLGYKLIYKDFAIYKNNEIIDKKLNLRNHSPCGLSWGYSGSGPLQAALAILYDFTKDEVFSLNNYNDFSNDIISSLPQKNCILKFSDIQHWIDIRKLQLKG